The Cucumis melo cultivar AY chromosome 6, USDA_Cmelo_AY_1.0, whole genome shotgun sequence genome includes a region encoding these proteins:
- the LOC107991464 gene encoding uncharacterized mitochondrial protein AtMg00810-like, translating into MSLDEPSSYKEASTNPLWQQAMNDELQALEKTHTWDYVDLPPETFVPVARMTSVCSLLAIAAAKQWPLLQMDVKNAFLNGTISEEVYMTPPPGTTPPPQKVYILRRALYGLKQAPRAWFATFSSTITQLGFTSSTHDSALFSRQTSTSIVLLLLYVDDMIITGDDPQAISDLQRYLGQHFEMKDLGNLNYFLGLEISSSPSGYYLSQAKYASDLINRSGITDSATSLTSLDPNVCLTPFDGVPLEDPTLYRQLVGSLIYLTVTRPDIAYVVHIVSQFMAAPRTIHFTVVLRILRYIKGTLGHGLQFSSQSSLVLSGFSDADWAGDPTDRRSTIGYCFYLGNAFISRRSKKQSVVSRSSTESEYRTLADVTSELLWLCWLLTDMGGPQTSPTILHCDNRSVIQIAHSDVFHERTKHIENDCHFVRHHL; encoded by the exons ATGTCTTTAGATGAACCTTCCTCATATAAGGAAGCTAGTACTAACCCCTTGTGGCAGCAAGCAATGAATGATGAACTTCAAGCCTTAGAGAAAACCCATACTTGGGATTATGTTGATCTACCTCCTG AAACGTTTGTCCCAGTAGCTCGAATGACATCTGTCTGTAGTCTGTTAGCCATTGCTGCTGCCAAACAATGGCCCCTTCTTCAAATGGATGTTAAAAATGCGTTCCTAAATGGAACCATATCTGAAGAAGTTTACATGACGCCACCACCTGGCACTACTCCACCACCGCAGAAAGTATATATCCTTCGTCGTGCTCTCTATGGTCTCAAACAAGCTCCTCGAGCTTGGTTTGCAACATTTAGCTCCACTATTACCCAACTTGGGTTCACCTCCAGTACTCATGATTCCGCCTTATTTTCTCGTCAGACATCTACTAGTATTGTCCTCTTGCTTTTgtatgttgatgacatgatcATTACAGGAGATGACCCTCAAGCCATATCTGATTTACAACGTTACCTTGGTCAGCATTTTGAGATGAAAGACTTAGGAAATCTCAACTACTTTCTTGGTCTTGAGATCTCATCGTCACCCAGTGGCTACTATTTATCTCAAGCAAAATATGCTTCTGACCTCATCAATCGATCTGGTATTACTGACTCTGCTACATCCTTAACATCTTTGGATCCCAATGTGTGCCTCACTCCTTTTGATGGTGTCCCTCTTGAGGACCCCACCTTATATCGGCAACTTGTTGGCAGCTTAATTTACTTAACTGTAACTCGTCCAGATATTGCATATGTTGTTCACATTGTTAGTCAGTTCATGGCTGCTCCTCGCACAATTCACTTCACTGTCGTTCTTCGTATTCTTCGCTACATTAAAGGCACTTTGGGCCATGGTCTACAGTTCTCCTCCCAATCATCTCTGGTTCTCTCTGGATTCTCTGATGCTGATTGGGCAGGTGATCCTACTGATCGACGATCTACAATTGGTTATTGCTTTTATCTAGGTAATGCTTTTATCTCCCGGAGAAGCAAGAAACAATCTGTTGTTTCCCGTTCCAGCACCGAGTCTGAATATCGTACTCTAGCTGATGTCACTTCAGAATTACTATGGCTTTGTTGGCTTCTTACTGATATGGGGGGCCCCCAGACATCACCCACTATTCTTCATTGTGATAATCGAAGTGTTATTCAGATTGCACACAGTGATGTATTCCATGAACGAACAAAGCACATTGAGAATGATTGTCACTTTGTTCGCCATCACCTTTAG
- the LOC103496190 gene encoding methylthioribose kinase, whose protein sequence is MDFSQFRPLDETSLIEYIKTVPSLSDKLGNKFDGIEIKEVGDGNLNFVYIVVGSSGSFVIKQAIPYVRCIGESWPMTKERAYFEAVALRKHGHLCPNHVPDVYHFDRTMSLIGMRYLEPPHIILRKGLIAGIEYPLLADHMSEYMAKTLFGTSILYNSTTVHKESVAEFCGNVELCRLTEQVVFSDPYKVSEHNRWTSPYLDRDAEAIREDNDLKVEIAELKAKFIERTQALVHGDLHTGSIMVTQESTQVIDPEFAFYGPMGFDIGAFLGNLILAFFSQDGHAVEGNDRKAYKEWILRMIEETWNLFRKKLVALWELHKDGPGEAYLPAIYNNPELQQLVQNKYLTELFHDSLGFGAAKMIRRIVGVAHVADFETIKDPSKRAECERQALELAKLVLKKRRNFNSISQVISAIREIQ, encoded by the exons ATGGACTTCTCTCAGTTCCGTCCACTCGACGAGACCTCCCTGATTGAGTATATTAAGACTGTTCCTTCCTTGTCCGACAAGCTCGGCAATAAGTTCGATGGCATTGAGATTAAGGAAGTCGGAGATGGTAACCTTAATTTCGTTTACATAGTCGTGGGTTCATCCGGTTCCTTCGTTATCAAGCAG GCTATTCCTTACGTTCGTTGCATAGGGGAGTCATGGCCAATGACAAAGGAGCGAGCATATTTTGAGGCAGTGGCATTGAGAAAGCATGGACATTTGTGCCCAAATCATGTTCCTGATGTTTATCACTTCGATCGTACAATGTCGTTGATTGGCATGCGTTACTTGGAACCTCCTCATATAATCTTGAGGAAGGGGTTGATTGCTGGAATTGAGTACCCATTGCTGGCAGATCACATGTCAGAATACATGGCAAAGACTCTCTTCGGCACATCCATCCTTTATAATTCAACCACAGTGCACAAAGAATCCG TTGCAGAGTTCTGTGGGAATGTGGAGTTATGCAGGCTCACTGAACAAGTTGTGTTTTCTGACCCATATAAAGTGTCTGAACACAACCGGTGGACATCACCATATCTTGATCGTGATGCTGAGGCTATTAGAGAAGACAATGATTTGAAGGTTGAGATTGCTGAGTTGAAAGCTAA GTTTATAGAGAGAACCCAGGCCCTTGTTCATGGAGATCTTCACACAGGGTCAATTATGGTCACTCAAGAGTCAACTCAAGTCATCGATCCGGAGTTTGCATTCTATGGACCAATGGGTTTTGATATCGGAGCGTTTTTGGGGAACTTAATCTTGGCCTTCTTTTCACAAGATGGACATGCTGTGGAAGGTAACGATCGAAAG GCATACAAAGAGTGGATTCTGAGAATGATTGAAGAGACTTGGAATCTGTTTCGTAAGAAGCTTGTGGCACTTTGGGAGCTGCACAAGGATGGTCCTGGGGAGGCTTATCTCCCTGCCATTTACAACAACCCCGAGCTTCAGCAGCTCGTTCAGAACAAATATTTGACTGAGTTGTTCCATGACAGCCTTGGTTTTGGAGCTGCTAAAATGATCAG GAGAATAGTGGGAGTGGCTCATGTGGCAGATTTTGAAACCATCAAGGACCCCAGCAAGCGAGCAGAGTGCGAGAGGCAAGCCCTTGAATTGGCGAAGTTAGTTCTgaagaaaaggagaaatttCAATTCAATATCTCAGGTCATCTCTGCCATTCGTGAGATCCAATAA
- the LOC103496191 gene encoding LYR motif-containing protein At3g19508, whose protein sequence is MEKALRVYGEVLRLVRRLPKDTRPYYAKYARENFVNYREVDANDAKSLEELFHRAYNHSLWVLNKYSVDGSAADKLKEICYS, encoded by the exons ATGGAGAAGGCGCTGAGAGTATATGGAGAAGTTTTGAGGTTAGTGAGGCGGTTACCTAAGGACACAAGGCCTTACTACGCCAAATACGCTAGAGAGAATTTCGTCAACTACAGAGAGGTCGATGCCAACGATGCAAAATCCCTAGAAGAACTCTTCCACAGAGCTTACAATCACTCCCTTTGGGTTCTGAACAAG TATTCGGTGGATGGATCTGCGGCGGATAAGCTGAAGGAGATCTGTTATAGTTAG
- the LOC103496192 gene encoding uncharacterized protein LOC103496192, with protein sequence MDLWSWISDLPSSDDWTHSSSFTFNLATHGNSSIQLTANRSTASADSDTSLTFAVELNGFPSSAEMKTLWVSNACSLSSDKPFLPLILQLLQEIISRSPAGQKSTCPRSRLQKLKPDPVAWIMDSHSPESFSGFFNLIFLIRLFWVCACDAPAEIGSFYFKYLLSPHLEALSSNHAPVLRTFLITIGVDAELCFTRTLGYVIAKWLILREVGVGLQTLTHAPPKRSLGFTYATEAHGLWILKGHAPVMGMRVTRGGGAGRKYQFPLIEAKESALRYALAHQQLEAVIQLEYSVKYQEGYVHVGARVDNIRLHVARLALGSVDDVEYAEERHFVSRVRVWVGPEVGANYVGAMSLGRSTENVEREVKVQKILKSRYGKAKMSTVKATARTSTRTKMRNWRWDQEAEGNAAVFEAVLCDNTTGNEVAMKKNNGGSEKGEEGGGESFANRYGGTDRAFSKSGGVVFGGDEYGEEVGWRLSKETEGSVLKWRIGGQIWLTYYPNEMRIPYFETRFVEWCDEVDLPLIPTK encoded by the coding sequence ATGGATCTCTGGTCTTGGATTTCCGACCTCCCCAGTTCCGACGATTGGACTCACTCCTCTTCTTTCACCTTCAACCTCGCCACCCATGGAAACTCCTCCATTCAACTTACTGCCAACCGCTCCACCGCCTCCGCTGATTCCGATACATCTCTTACTTTCGCCGTTGAACTTAATGGGTTCCCCTCATCCGCTGAGATGAAGACCTTATGGGTTTCGAACGCCTGTTCTCTCTCTTCGGATAAGCCATTCCTTCCTCTGATTCTTCAACTTCTTCAAGAAATCATTTCCCGGTCACCCGCCGGGCAGAAGAGCACCTGCCCTCGATCTCGTTTACAGAAACTTAAACCCGACCCGGTCGCGTGGATCATGGATTCTCACTCGCCGGAATCTTTCTCCGGCTTTTTTAACCTTATCTTCCTCATCCGACTGTTCTGGGTTTGCGCTTGTGATGCTCCTGCTGAAATTGGCTCTTTCTACTTCAAGTACTTGCTTTCTCCGCACCTTGAAGCCCTGTCGTCCAACCACGCACCGGTATTGCGAACGTTTCTCATCACCATTGGCGTCGATGCTGAGCTCTGTTTCACTCGCACGCTTGGGTATGTAATAGCGAAATGGCTAATCCTTAGAGAAGTCGGCGTGGGGTTACAGACGTTAACCCACGCGCCGCCAAAACGAAGCCTTGGTTTCACTTACGCAACGGAGGCGCACGGGTTGTGGATTTTGAAAGGTCACGCGCCGGTTATGGGGATGAGAGTTACACGAGGCGGTGGCGCTGGTCGGAAGTATCAGTTTCCGTTAATCGAAGCGAAGGAATCGGCGTTGAGATACGCTTTGGCTCACCAGCAGCTAGAGGCAGTTATTCAGTTAGAATATTCGGTTAAGTACCAGGAGGGCTATGTCCACGTAGGAGCACGAGTCGACAACATTAGACTCCACGTGGCAAGGCTGGCCCTCGGGAGCGTTGATGACGTGGAGTATGCTGAGGAGAGGCATTTCGTTTCACGGGTTCGGGTGTGGGTCGGACCGGAAGTCGGAGCGAATTATGTCGGGGCGATGAGTTTGGGACGGTCAACGGAGAATGTTGAACGGGAAGTGAAAGTGCAGAAGATTTTGAAGAGTAGATATGGAAAAGCAAAAATGTCGACGGTGAAGGCGACGGCGAGGACGTCGACAAGAACGAAGATGAGGAACTGGCGGTGGGATCAGGAGGCGGAGGGGAATGCAGCGGTGTTCGAGGCAGTGCTGTGTGACAACACGACGGGGAATGAGGTGGCGATGAAGAAGAATAATGGCGGGAGCGAGAAAGGGGAGGAGGGCGGTGGGGAGAGCTTTGCGAACCGGTATGGTGGTACGGACCGGGCATTTAGTAAAAGCGGAGGAGTGGTTTTTGGGGGAGATGAGTATGGGGAGGAGGTGGGATGGAGATTGAGTAAAGAAACGGAAGGGAGTGTGTTGAAGTGGCGAATTGGAGGCCAAATTTGGTTAACTTATTATCCAAATGAGATGAGGATTCCTTATTTTGAAACAAGGTTTGTGGAGTGGTGCGATGAAGTTGATTTGCCTCTAATTCCCACCAAATGA